The nucleotide sequence CGCAGCACGTCGATCTCGCGAAGAAGATCCTCTCGGAGAAGGCGAACACGGGCGGCCGCTTCTTCGCCTGGTTCCACTTCCTCGACCCGCACGATCAGTACATGCCGCACGACGGCATCGGCCCGTACGGCAAGTCGACGCGGGACAAGTACGACGCGGAGGTCACGTTCACCGACGGGCACCTCGGCAAGCTCTTCGAGTTCGTCGAGTCGCAGGAGTGGGGCAAGCGCACGGCGATCATCATCTCGAGTGATCACGGCGAGGGGTTCGGCGAGCACGGCCTGTACCGCCACGGCTTCGAGCTCTGGGACAACCTCACGCACGTGCCGCTCATGATCCGCGCGCCGGGCATCACGCCGCGCCAGATCGACGAGCCGCGCAGCGGGGTCGATCTCGCGCCGACGATCCTCGAGATGTTCGGTCAGCCCAAGGATCCGGCCATGCAGGGCACGAGCCTCGTGCCCGAGCTCTACGGCGCGGAGCCCGAGAAGCGCGACGTGATCATGGATCTGCCGCGCACGAGTGACAACGACCGCCGCCGCGCGTTCGTCCGCGGGGACTGGAAGCTCATCGCCGAGGGCGACGACTCCGGTTACCGCTTCTTCAACCTGAAGGACGACCCCGCCGAGAAGGTGGACCTCAAGAAAAAAAACGCGGACGAGTTCGAGAAGATCAAAGCCGCGTACAAGGAAAAGAGCGGCACGATCAAGG is from Polyangium spumosum and encodes:
- a CDS encoding sulfatase, with the protein product MPSALRRTALLALLGASAACTQNGESQPPKPASTPAAEATSAAAPVASSAPATSAAAAAPTASEAAKAGAPEAKGLPKDLNVLVVTVDSLRADMPWLGYPRDIAPVLTKFAKSAVSYSRFYAVSSYTAMSLGGFLAGRYPSELERSGYFFGNYPDSVLMFPELLQKAGVRTLTAHAHFYFDQKAGFRQGFDVYEIIPGLSVDNTTDKNVTSPQHVDLAKKILSEKANTGGRFFAWFHFLDPHDQYMPHDGIGPYGKSTRDKYDAEVTFTDGHLGKLFEFVESQEWGKRTAIIISSDHGEGFGEHGLYRHGFELWDNLTHVPLMIRAPGITPRQIDEPRSGVDLAPTILEMFGQPKDPAMQGTSLVPELYGAEPEKRDVIMDLPRTSDNDRRRAFVRGDWKLIAEGDDSGYRFFNLKDDPAEKVDLKKKNADEFEKIKAAYKEKSGTIKDVCPKMREKLKGRNKKKPC